One window from the genome of [Clostridium] celerecrescens 18A encodes:
- a CDS encoding Dps family protein yields the protein MSKNLFEKLNEYLANQQVMYMKLHNLHWYVKGRSFFTLHAKLEELYDQTAQIMDDVAERLLALGGSPVASLKKALALSSVKELEDVPISSDETIKNLISDVEYWIRDTKEIVKLADDDNDGATADQFNGYLAEYQKLLWMLKSYIS from the coding sequence ATGAGCAAGAATTTATTTGAGAAACTTAATGAGTATCTGGCCAATCAGCAGGTCATGTATATGAAACTTCATAACCTTCACTGGTATGTAAAAGGCCGCAGCTTCTTCACACTCCATGCAAAGCTAGAAGAGCTGTATGACCAGACCGCCCAGATCATGGATGATGTGGCGGAGCGGCTGCTGGCTTTGGGCGGTTCACCAGTAGCCAGCTTAAAGAAAGCACTGGCCCTCTCTTCCGTAAAAGAGCTGGAGGACGTTCCTATCTCCTCAGATGAAACCATTAAAAACCTGATTTCGGATGTAGAATACTGGATCCGGGATACAAAGGAAATCGTCAAGCTGGCCGATGACGATAATGATGGCGCAACCGCAGATCAATTTAATGGATATCTGGCCGAATACCAGAAGCTTCTGTGGATGTTGAAGTCATATATCAGCTAA
- a CDS encoding superoxide dismutase: MFNQIQLPYAYDALEPHIDALTMETHYSKHHAAYTKNLNDAAQKAGVEDKEITALLSSLDNISDEALRKAIRNNGGGFYNHNLYFSTMSPNGGGQPVGLLKDALEKTFGSFSDFQNQLSGLAAGQFGSGWGWLSANRDGKLVLSASANQDNPLMEGGGFVPILGIDVWEHAYYLKYKNLRADYIKAFFNVIDWKAVASNYENMINS, translated from the coding sequence ATGTTTAATCAAATACAATTACCTTACGCATATGACGCTTTAGAACCCCACATTGACGCTCTCACAATGGAGACACATTATTCCAAGCATCACGCAGCATATACTAAAAATTTAAATGACGCGGCCCAAAAGGCCGGTGTCGAAGACAAAGAAATTACCGCTCTCCTGTCCTCCCTTGACAACATTTCCGACGAGGCTCTCAGAAAGGCCATACGAAACAACGGCGGTGGCTTTTACAATCATAACCTGTATTTTTCCACTATGAGCCCTAACGGCGGAGGGCAGCCAGTTGGCCTCCTTAAGGATGCACTGGAAAAGACTTTTGGCAGTTTTTCCGACTTTCAGAATCAGTTAAGCGGCCTGGCTGCCGGACAGTTCGGATCCGGCTGGGGCTGGCTGTCGGCAAACCGGGATGGCAAGCTGGTCCTTTCCGCCAGTGCCAATCAGGATAACCCACTCATGGAAGGCGGAGGATTTGTTCCAATTCTTGGCATAGACGTATGGGAACACGCCTACTACTTAAAATATAAGAATCTCAGAGCTGACTATATTAAAGCATTTTTCAATGTAATTGACTGGAAGGCTGTTGCTTCCAACTATGAAAACATGATAAACAGTTAA
- the rpoB gene encoding DNA-directed RNA polymerase subunit beta, protein MEKSRMRPVPAGKSLRMSFSRQKEVLEMPNLIEIQKNSYQWFLDEGLKEVFEDISPIADFAGHLSLEFVNFTLCKDDIKYTIEECKERDATYAAPLKVKVRLCNKDKDEINEHEIFMGDLPLMTDTGSFVINGAERVIVSQLVRSPGIYYGIEHDKVGKELYACTVIPNRGAWLEYETDSNDIFYVRVDRTRKVPVTVLIRALGFGTNAEIIELFGEEPKLLASFGKDTSDNYQDGLLELYKKIRPGEPLSVDSAESLLNSMFFDPRRYDLAKVGRYKFNKKLHFKNRIAGHVLAEDVVDTTTGEILAEAGSTVDKQLANDIQNAAVPFVWLEGVERKQKVLSNLMVDLASFVNFDPKEAGITELVFYPALEKILAEAGSEDEEALKKALHRNINELIPKHITKEDILASINYNMHLEEEVGMADDIDHLGNRRIRAVGELLQNQYRIGLSRMERVVRERMTTQDMDGITPQSLINIKPVTAAVKEFFGSSQLSQFMDQNNPLAELTHKRRLSALGPGGLSRDRAGFEVRDVHYTHYGRMCPIETPEGPNIGLINSLATYARVNQYGFVEAPYRVVDKTNAQNPVVTDEVVYLTADEEDNFVVAQANEPLDDDGHFVHKNISGRFREETSEFQRKNIDLMDVSPKMVFSVATAMIPFLENDDANRALMGSNMQRQAVPLLTTETPVVGTGMESKAAVDSGVCVVARNTGVVERSASNEIIIKRDSDGGKDVYRLTKFKRSNQSNCYNQKPIVYKGNHVEKGEVIADGPSTQNGEIALGKNPLIGFMTWEGYNYEDAVLLSEKLVQEDVYTSVHIEEYEAEARDTKLGPEEITRDVPGVGEDALKDLDERGIIRIGAEVRAGDILVGKVTPKGETELTAEERLLRAIFGEKAREVRDTSLKVPHGAYGIIVDAKVFTRENGDELSPGVNQTVRIYIAQKRKISVGDKMAGRHGNKGVVSRVLPVEDMPFLPNGRPLDIVLNPLGVPSRMNIGQVLEIHLSLAARALGFNVSTPVFDGANEIDIMDTLDVANDYVNMDWEDFQDKYEDTLKPEVIRYLGDHLEHKELWKGVPINRDGKVRLRDGRTGEFFDSAVTIGHMHYLKLHHLVDDKIHARSTGPYSLVTQQPLGGKAQFGGQRFGEMEVWALEAYGASYTLQEIMTVKSDDVVGRVKTYEAIIKGDNIPEPGIPESFKVLLKELQSLALDVRVLRDDNTEVQIAESTDYEETDLRSIIEGDRRYRDEESFGNFGYQKQEFKDAELVSVEEEEYEDTEADGIDDSLEEFDDAEFEDSDEE, encoded by the coding sequence ATGGAGAAAAGCAGAATGCGTCCGGTCCCAGCCGGTAAGAGCCTGAGAATGAGCTTCTCAAGACAAAAAGAAGTGCTTGAGATGCCAAACCTGATTGAGATTCAAAAGAATTCCTATCAGTGGTTCCTTGATGAAGGATTAAAGGAAGTCTTTGAAGACATCTCTCCGATTGCAGACTTTGCAGGACACTTAAGTCTTGAGTTTGTCAACTTTACATTATGTAAGGATGACATCAAGTACACAATAGAAGAATGCAAGGAAAGAGATGCAACTTATGCGGCTCCTTTAAAGGTAAAGGTAAGGCTTTGCAATAAAGATAAAGATGAGATTAATGAACATGAGATCTTCATGGGTGATCTTCCGCTTATGACAGATACCGGTTCCTTTGTGATCAACGGTGCCGAGCGAGTTATTGTTAGCCAGTTGGTACGTTCCCCAGGTATATATTATGGTATAGAACATGACAAGGTAGGGAAAGAGCTATATGCCTGTACGGTGATCCCAAACAGGGGTGCATGGCTGGAGTATGAAACAGACTCCAACGACATTTTCTACGTTCGTGTGGACAGAACCAGAAAGGTTCCGGTTACCGTGCTGATCCGTGCCCTGGGCTTTGGCACCAACGCGGAAATTATTGAACTGTTCGGTGAAGAACCAAAATTATTAGCCAGCTTTGGTAAGGATACGTCCGATAACTACCAGGATGGCTTATTGGAGTTATATAAGAAGATCCGCCCAGGTGAACCTTTATCTGTTGATAGTGCTGAAAGTTTGTTAAATAGTATGTTCTTTGACCCCAGAAGATACGATCTCGCAAAGGTCGGAAGATATAAATTCAATAAAAAGCTTCATTTTAAAAACCGTATTGCAGGCCATGTCCTTGCAGAGGATGTGGTTGACACCACAACCGGTGAAATTTTAGCAGAGGCTGGAAGCACAGTAGACAAGCAGCTTGCAAACGATATTCAGAATGCGGCTGTTCCTTTCGTATGGCTGGAGGGAGTGGAGCGTAAGCAAAAGGTCCTTTCCAACTTAATGGTTGATCTGGCTTCTTTTGTAAACTTTGATCCGAAGGAAGCGGGTATTACAGAGTTAGTATTCTATCCTGCTCTTGAAAAAATTCTGGCAGAAGCTGGAAGCGAGGATGAAGAGGCCCTTAAAAAAGCCCTTCACAGAAATATAAATGAACTGATTCCTAAGCATATCACGAAGGAAGATATTTTAGCTTCCATCAATTACAATATGCACCTGGAAGAAGAAGTGGGAATGGCTGATGATATTGACCATTTAGGAAATCGTAGAATCCGTGCCGTTGGTGAGCTTTTACAGAACCAGTACCGCATCGGTCTTTCCAGAATGGAGCGTGTGGTCAGGGAACGAATGACAACACAGGATATGGATGGCATTACGCCTCAGTCATTGATTAACATTAAGCCTGTCACAGCAGCAGTAAAGGAATTCTTTGGAAGTTCCCAGCTGTCACAGTTCATGGATCAGAACAACCCGCTGGCAGAGCTGACCCATAAGAGACGTTTATCCGCATTGGGACCTGGCGGTCTTTCCAGAGACCGAGCAGGATTTGAGGTTCGAGACGTTCACTATACCCATTATGGACGTATGTGCCCGATTGAGACCCCGGAAGGTCCTAACATCGGTCTGATCAACTCCCTCGCTACTTATGCAAGGGTAAACCAGTACGGATTTGTAGAGGCTCCTTACCGCGTAGTGGATAAGACCAATGCCCAGAATCCGGTAGTTACTGATGAGGTTGTTTACCTGACTGCTGACGAAGAAGACAATTTTGTGGTTGCACAGGCGAATGAGCCGCTTGATGATGACGGCCATTTCGTTCATAAGAATATTTCCGGACGTTTCCGTGAAGAAACTTCCGAATTCCAGAGGAAAAACATTGATCTTATGGACGTTTCTCCGAAGATGGTATTTTCCGTTGCAACTGCCATGATTCCTTTCCTTGAAAACGACGATGCAAACCGTGCCCTCATGGGATCAAACATGCAGCGCCAGGCCGTGCCTCTGCTCACAACAGAGACCCCAGTCGTAGGAACCGGTATGGAATCCAAAGCAGCGGTAGACTCCGGTGTTTGTGTAGTTGCCAGAAATACCGGTGTTGTGGAACGTTCCGCTTCCAATGAAATCATCATTAAGAGAGATTCCGACGGCGGAAAAGATGTTTACCGCCTGACTAAATTTAAAAGAAGCAACCAGTCTAACTGTTATAACCAGAAGCCAATTGTATATAAGGGCAACCATGTGGAAAAGGGAGAAGTTATTGCAGACGGCCCATCCACTCAGAACGGCGAGATCGCTCTTGGTAAGAACCCTCTGATCGGCTTCATGACCTGGGAGGGCTACAACTACGAGGATGCGGTTCTCTTAAGTGAGAAGCTGGTACAGGAAGATGTTTATACCTCTGTTCATATTGAGGAATATGAGGCCGAAGCCCGTGACACCAAGTTAGGGCCGGAAGAGATCACAAGAGATGTTCCCGGAGTTGGCGAGGATGCCTTAAAGGATCTTGATGAGAGAGGAATCATAAGAATCGGTGCGGAAGTTCGTGCCGGTGATATTCTGGTAGGTAAGGTAACTCCTAAGGGTGAGACCGAGCTGACCGCAGAGGAACGTCTGTTACGTGCCATCTTTGGTGAGAAGGCAAGAGAAGTCCGCGATACTTCCTTAAAGGTACCGCACGGTGCTTACGGTATTATCGTAGATGCAAAAGTATTTACAAGAGAAAACGGTGATGAACTTTCCCCAGGTGTAAACCAGACCGTCCGCATTTACATTGCCCAGAAGAGAAAAATCTCTGTTGGTGATAAGATGGCCGGCCGCCACGGTAACAAGGGTGTTGTTTCCCGCGTACTTCCTGTAGAAGATATGCCGTTCCTTCCCAATGGCCGTCCGTTGGATATCGTATTAAACCCTCTGGGCGTGCCATCACGTATGAACATCGGACAGGTGCTTGAGATCCACTTAAGCCTTGCAGCAAGGGCGCTTGGATTTAATGTATCCACTCCGGTATTTGACGGTGCAAACGAGATTGACATTATGGATACCCTGGATGTGGCCAACGACTACGTAAACATGGATTGGGAGGATTTCCAGGATAAGTATGAAGATACCTTAAAGCCTGAGGTTATCCGGTATCTGGGTGATCACCTGGAACACAAGGAATTGTGGAAGGGTGTTCCGATTAACCGTGACGGTAAGGTCCGCCTTCGTGACGGACGTACCGGCGAGTTCTTTGACAGCGCGGTTACTATCGGCCACATGCATTATCTGAAGCTTCACCATCTGGTTGACGATAAGATCCATGCCCGTTCCACAGGTCCTTACTCTCTGGTTACCCAGCAGCCTCTCGGCGGTAAAGCCCAGTTCGGCGGCCAGCGTTTCGGAGAGATGGAGGTTTGGGCCCTGGAGGCTTATGGCGCTTCCTACACGCTGCAGGAGATCATGACCGTGAAATCCGATGACGTGGTAGGCCGTGTAAAGACCTATGAGGCCATCATTAAGGGTGATAATATTCCTGAACCGGGAATTCCGGAATCCTTCAAGGTATTGCTAAAAGAGCTTCAGTCACTGGCACTGGATGTAAGAGTGCTGCGTGATGACAATACAGAGGTTCAGATTGCGGAAAGCACCGACTATGAAGAAACAGATTTAAGGTCTATCATTGAGGGCGACAGACGTTACCGGGATGAAGAGTCCTTTGGCAACTTCGGTTACCAGAAGCAGGAATTTAAGGATGCAGAACTGGTAAGCGTGGAAGAAGAGGAATATGAGGATACAGAAGCAGACGGTATCGACGATTCTTTAGAGGAGTTCGATGACGCAGAATTTGAAGATTCAGACGAAGAATAA
- the rpoC gene encoding DNA-directed RNA polymerase subunit beta' codes for MPENNETYHPMTFDAIKIGLASPEKILEWSHGEVKKPETINYRTLKPEKDGLFCERIFGPSKDWECHCGKYKKIRYKGVICDRCGVEVTKASVRRERMGHIQLAAPVSHIWYFKGIPSRMGLILDISPRTLEKVLYFASYVVLDAGNTGLQYKQVLSEKEYREEIEKYGYGAFRVGMGAEAILELLRSIDLEKDSEELKKGLKEATGQKRARIIKRLEVVEAFRNSGNLPEWMIMTVVPVIPPDIRPMVQLDGGRFATSDLNDLYRRIINRNNRLARLLELGAPDIIVRNEKRMLQEAVDALIDNGRRGRPVTGPGNRALKSLSDMLKGKQGRFRQNLLGKRVDYSGRSVIVVGPELKIYQCGLPKEMAIELFKPFVMKELVSNGTAHNIKNAKKMVERLQTEVWDVLEDVIKEHPVMLNRAPTLHRLGIQAFEPILVEGKAIKLHPLVCTAFNADFDGDQMAVHLPLSVEAQAECRFLLLSPNNLLKPSDGGPVAVPSQDMVLGIYYLTQERPGAKGEGMVFKSVNEAILAYENQAVTLHSRIKARVSKKMADGTIKTGAVESTVGRFIFNEIVPQDLGFVDRSVPGNELLMEVDFHVGKKQLKQILEKVINVHGAVQTAETLDDIKAIGYKYSTRAAMTVSISDMTVPESKPKLIADAQATVDQIAKNFRRGLITEEERYKEVIDTWKVTDDQLTHDLLTGLDKYNNIYMMADSGARGSDKQIKQLAGMRGLMADTTGHTIELPIKSNFREGLDVLEYFISAHGARKGLSDTALRTADSGYLTRRLVDVSQDMIIREIDCCEGKDIPFMEIKAFTDGQETIEGLQERLTGRFIAETITDPDTGEVIVKANHMCTPKRAAAVMNVLKKLGRDSVKIRTVLTCKSHLGVCAKCYGANMATGQPVQVGEAVGIIAAQSIGEPGTQLTMRTFHTGGVAGGDITQGLPRVEELFEARKPKGLAIIAEFGGVVAIKDTKKKREIIVTENETGNSKTYLIPYGSRIKVQDGQVLEAGDELTEGSVNPHDILKIKGVRAVQDYMIQEVQRVYRLQGVEINDKHVEMIVRQMLKKIKIEESGDSDVLPGTSMDVLDYNDLNESLLAEGKNPAEGKQVMLGITKASLATDSFLSAASFQETTKVLTEAAINGKVDHLIGLKENVIIGKPIPAGTGMKRYRTIGLNTDSAFEGEDEIKLSEGEDEILLSEDEFNEAEEVLDIDENEIVE; via the coding sequence ATGCCTGAAAACAATGAAACTTACCACCCAATGACATTTGATGCCATAAAGATCGGTTTGGCATCTCCGGAGAAGATTCTGGAATGGTCCCATGGTGAGGTGAAAAAGCCTGAGACAATCAACTACAGAACCTTAAAGCCGGAAAAAGACGGTTTGTTCTGTGAACGGATCTTCGGACCCAGCAAGGACTGGGAATGCCATTGTGGTAAATATAAGAAAATCCGGTACAAAGGCGTTATCTGTGACCGATGCGGCGTTGAAGTTACCAAGGCCAGTGTCCGCAGAGAGCGCATGGGCCATATACAGCTTGCGGCTCCTGTTTCCCATATCTGGTATTTTAAGGGAATCCCCAGCCGTATGGGTCTGATCCTGGACATTTCCCCAAGAACCCTGGAAAAGGTGCTGTATTTTGCATCTTATGTGGTTCTTGATGCCGGCAATACGGGACTGCAGTATAAGCAGGTCTTATCGGAAAAAGAATACCGGGAAGAAATAGAAAAATACGGCTACGGCGCCTTCCGCGTAGGAATGGGAGCGGAAGCCATTCTGGAGCTGCTGCGGTCCATTGACCTTGAAAAGGACTCTGAGGAGTTAAAGAAAGGGTTAAAGGAAGCGACCGGACAGAAGCGTGCAAGAATTATCAAGAGGCTGGAGGTTGTGGAAGCATTCCGCAATTCCGGCAACTTGCCGGAGTGGATGATCATGACAGTGGTTCCGGTAATTCCGCCGGATATCCGTCCTATGGTGCAGCTTGATGGCGGCCGTTTTGCCACCTCCGACTTAAATGATTTATACAGAAGAATCATAAACCGTAACAATCGTCTTGCCCGTCTACTGGAGCTGGGAGCCCCGGACATCATTGTCCGCAACGAAAAGCGTATGCTTCAGGAAGCGGTGGATGCCCTTATTGACAACGGCAGAAGGGGAAGGCCGGTAACCGGACCGGGAAACCGTGCCTTAAAGTCTCTTTCCGATATGTTAAAGGGTAAACAGGGCCGTTTCCGTCAGAATCTTTTAGGAAAGCGTGTTGACTATTCCGGTCGTTCTGTTATCGTAGTTGGACCGGAGCTTAAGATATACCAATGCGGTCTGCCAAAAGAAATGGCCATCGAACTGTTTAAGCCTTTTGTTATGAAGGAGCTGGTTTCCAACGGAACCGCTCATAATATAAAGAATGCAAAAAAGATGGTAGAGCGTCTTCAGACAGAGGTTTGGGATGTCCTGGAAGATGTTATCAAGGAACATCCGGTTATGTTAAACCGTGCGCCTACCCTTCACAGACTTGGTATCCAGGCATTTGAGCCGATTCTGGTAGAAGGTAAAGCTATTAAGCTTCACCCCCTGGTTTGTACCGCATTCAACGCCGACTTTGACGGAGACCAGATGGCAGTCCATCTGCCTCTTTCCGTAGAGGCCCAGGCAGAATGCCGTTTCCTCCTGTTATCGCCTAACAACTTATTGAAGCCGTCAGACGGCGGTCCTGTGGCAGTTCCTTCTCAGGATATGGTTCTGGGTATTTACTACCTGACCCAGGAAAGACCAGGAGCAAAGGGCGAAGGAATGGTATTTAAGAGCGTGAATGAAGCCATACTCGCTTACGAAAACCAGGCTGTTACTCTTCATTCCAGAATTAAAGCCAGAGTGAGCAAGAAAATGGCAGATGGTACCATAAAGACCGGAGCCGTTGAATCAACTGTAGGCCGTTTCATCTTCAATGAGATCGTTCCTCAGGATCTTGGATTTGTTGACCGCTCTGTTCCAGGCAACGAGCTTTTGATGGAAGTTGACTTCCATGTAGGCAAGAAGCAGTTAAAGCAGATCCTTGAAAAGGTTATTAACGTTCATGGAGCAGTTCAGACTGCAGAAACCCTGGATGACATCAAGGCGATTGGTTATAAGTACTCTACCAGAGCCGCTATGACCGTATCCATTTCCGACATGACAGTGCCGGAGAGCAAACCGAAGCTGATTGCTGATGCACAGGCAACGGTTGACCAGATTGCAAAGAACTTCCGACGCGGGCTTATTACGGAGGAAGAACGTTATAAAGAAGTAATTGACACATGGAAAGTGACTGACGACCAGTTGACACATGACCTGCTGACCGGACTTGATAAATACAATAACATCTATATGATGGCCGACTCCGGAGCCCGTGGTTCTGATAAACAGATCAAACAGCTTGCAGGTATGCGTGGACTTATGGCAGATACCACAGGTCACACCATTGAACTTCCTATCAAGTCCAATTTCCGTGAAGGTCTTGACGTACTGGAGTACTTTATCTCCGCTCACGGTGCACGTAAAGGACTTTCCGATACGGCTCTCCGTACGGCTGACTCCGGTTACTTGACCAGACGTCTTGTAGACGTTTCCCAGGATATGATTATCCGTGAGATCGACTGCTGCGAAGGCAAAGATATTCCGTTTATGGAAATCAAAGCATTTACAGATGGTCAGGAAACCATTGAGGGCTTACAGGAGCGTCTCACAGGACGGTTCATTGCGGAAACCATTACAGATCCGGATACCGGAGAAGTGATCGTGAAGGCGAACCACATGTGTACACCGAAGCGTGCAGCTGCGGTTATGAACGTGTTAAAGAAGCTTGGCCGTGATTCCGTAAAGATCCGTACCGTATTAACCTGTAAATCCCATCTGGGTGTCTGCGCAAAATGTTACGGTGCCAACATGGCAACCGGACAGCCGGTTCAGGTAGGCGAAGCAGTCGGTATCATCGCTGCCCAGTCTATCGGTGAGCCAGGAACCCAGCTGACCATGCGTACCTTCCATACCGGCGGTGTTGCCGGTGGCGATATCACACAGGGTCTTCCCCGTGTCGAGGAGCTTTTTGAGGCTCGTAAGCCTAAGGGTCTTGCAATCATTGCAGAATTCGGCGGCGTAGTGGCCATTAAGGATACTAAGAAAAAGCGGGAGATCATTGTTACGGAGAACGAAACAGGCAATTCCAAGACCTATCTGATCCCTTACGGATCCAGAATCAAGGTTCAGGATGGCCAGGTGCTCGAGGCCGGCGATGAGCTGACGGAAGGTAGTGTGAACCCACACGATATCTTAAAGATCAAAGGCGTCCGCGCTGTCCAGGATTATATGATCCAGGAAGTACAGCGTGTATACCGCTTACAGGGTGTTGAGATCAATGATAAGCACGTTGAGATGATCGTAAGACAGATGCTTAAGAAGATAAAAATTGAGGAGAGCGGAGACAGTGATGTGCTTCCGGGAACCTCTATGGATGTTCTGGATTACAATGACTTAAATGAATCTCTTCTTGCAGAAGGAAAGAATCCGGCAGAAGGAAAACAGGTTATGCTTGGTATTACAAAAGCATCTCTGGCGACTGATTCCTTCTTATCTGCTGCTTCCTTCCAGGAGACCACAAAGGTTCTGACAGAAGCCGCAATTAACGGCAAAGTCGATCACTTAATTGGTCTGAAGGAGAACGTAATCATCGGTAAGCCGATTCCGGCAGGTACCGGTATGAAGCGTTACCGCACCATCGGACTGAATACAGATTCTGCTTTCGAGGGAGAGGATGAGATCAAGCTGTCAGAGGGAGAGGATGAAATCCTGCTGTCAGAAGATGAATTCAATGAGGCGGAAGAGGTTCTGGATATTGATGAGAACGAGATCGTTGAATAA
- the rpsL gene encoding 30S ribosomal protein S12, translated as MPTFNQLVRKGRQTSAKKSQAPALQKGYNSLQKRSTDISAPQKRGVCTAVKTATPKKPNSALRKIARVRLSNGIEVTSYIPGEGHNLQEHSVVLIRGGRVKDLPGTRYHIVRGTLDTAGVANRRQARSKYGAKRPKEKK; from the coding sequence ATGCCAACATTTAACCAGTTAGTAAGAAAGGGTAGACAGACAAGCGCAAAGAAATCTCAGGCACCAGCTCTGCAGAAGGGTTACAACTCTTTACAGAAGAGATCAACTGATATTTCTGCTCCACAGAAGAGGGGAGTCTGCACGGCAGTAAAAACTGCTACACCTAAAAAGCCTAACTCGGCTCTTAGAAAGATCGCCAGAGTACGTCTTTCTAATGGTATCGAAGTAACAAGTTACATCCCAGGTGAAGGTCATAACCTTCAGGAGCATAGCGTTGTTTTAATCCGTGGCGGTAGAGTAAAAGACTTACCAGGTACCAGATACCATATCGTTAGAGGTACACTTGATACCGCAGGAGTAGCTAACAGAAGACAGGCTCGTTCCAAATATGGTGCAAAGAGACCGAAAGAGAAAAAATAA
- the rpsG gene encoding 30S ribosomal protein S7, with the protein MPRKGHTQKRDVLVDPLYNNKVVTKLINNIMYDGKKGVAQKIVYGAFTRVEEKTGKPAVEVFEEAMNNIMPVLEVKAKRIGGATYQVPIEVRPERRQTLALRWITLFSRKRGEKTQEERLANEIMDAANNTGAAVKKKEDMHKMAEANKAFSHYRF; encoded by the coding sequence GTGCCACGTAAAGGACATACACAAAAAAGAGACGTATTAGTGGATCCGCTTTACAATAACAAAGTTGTTACAAAGCTGATCAACAACATCATGTATGATGGTAAAAAGGGTGTTGCTCAGAAGATCGTATACGGTGCATTTACCCGTGTAGAAGAAAAGACCGGCAAACCAGCCGTTGAAGTATTCGAAGAGGCGATGAACAACATTATGCCTGTACTTGAAGTAAAGGCAAAACGTATCGGCGGAGCTACCTATCAGGTGCCGATCGAAGTAAGACCGGAGAGAAGACAGACTTTAGCCTTAAGATGGATTACTCTGTTCTCTCGTAAGAGAGGCGAAAAGACTCAGGAAGAAAGACTTGCTAATGAGATAATGGATGCTGCCAACAACACCGGTGCTGCTGTAAAGAAGAAAGAAGATATGCACAAGATGGCTGAGGCAAACAAGGCATTCTCTCACTACAGATTCTAA